A window of the Fusarium poae strain DAOMC 252244 chromosome 3, whole genome shotgun sequence genome harbors these coding sequences:
- the FET3 gene encoding ferroxidase fet3 (SECRETED:SignalP(1-22)~TransMembrane:1 (n5-16c22/23o555-577i)~CAZy:AA1_2~CAZy:AA1_1~CAZy:AA1_3) — protein sequence MRSKFLSVKAALLLALPELAQAATRKFDFEIGWVRANPDNAFERPVIGINGQWPIPTIEVDIGDRVIIDVHNNLGNQSTSLHFHGLYMNGSTHMDGPAGVSQCPIVPGTSFTYNFTVDQPGTYWYHSHTAAQYPDGLHGPFIVHDKDFPYQKKYDEEVVLTLSDWYHDEMRSLIPQFMAKSNPSGAEPVPQNALMNETTNFTMSVQPENTYLFRVINVGAFAGQYLWFEGHKMRIVEVDGIYTEEAEAEMIYISAAQRVSFLLTTKNETSKNFPIVASMDTTLFDVLPPDLNYNATGWLVYDKEAEKPNPATVETLDPFDDMTLVPYDKMEILGKPDKEVVLDVKMDNLRDGKNYAFFNDITYTEAKVPTLYTALSAGKDAEDPTVYGTYTHSMVLKKNEIVQLVVNNLDSGRHPFHLHGHAFQSVYRSEEEAGIWADTNVTDKDLPKTPMRRDTLVIYPNGNIVMRFKADNPGVWLFHCHIEWHVISGLIAAFVEDPLTLQETIEIPKNHLDACAAAGMPTKGNAAANTEDFLDLTDENKPAKSLPPGFTPRGIVALVFSCICGILGVAVVAWYGFSAPVDSTSAGALSAGLVENDSGDVHSAQKGPQETVVSPTGDARSH from the exons ATGCGCTCCAAGTTCTTGTCAGTCAAGGCAGCGTTACTTCTTGCTCTCCCCGAACTGGCTCAAGCTGCTACCAGGAAGTTCGATTTCGAAATTGGCTGGGTCAGAGCTAATCCTGACAATGCTTTCGAACGCCCAGTTATTGGAATCAATGGCCAATGGCCTATTCCTACAATCGAGGTTGACATTGGCGACCGTGTTATCATCGATGTGCATAACAATTTGGGAAATCAATCTACCTCCCTACACTTTCATGGCCTCTACATGAATGGCAGCACGCACATGGATGGTCCTGCTGGTGTTAGTCAATGTCCGATCGTTCCTGGAACTAGCTTTACATACAACTTCACT GTTGATCAGCCCGGCACATACTGGTATCACAGTCACACTGCAGCACAATATCCAGACGGTCTACACGGGCCCTTTATCGTCCACGATAAAGACTTTCCGTATCAAAAGAAATACGATGAAGAGGTTGTCCTGACACTTTCTGATTGGTATCATGATGAGATGCGGTCCCTCATACCTCAATTCATGGCCAAGTCAAATCCTTCAGGCGCCGAGCCTGTACCTCAGAACGCCCTCATGAATGAAACCACAAACTTCACCATGTCTGTACAGCCCGAAAATACATACCTGTTCCGGGTGATCAATGTTGGTGCTTTTGCTGGCCAATATCTCTGGTTTGAAGGACACAAAATGCGAATCGTCGAGGTTGATGGTATTTACACTGAAGAAGCCGAGGCAGAGATGATCTATATCTCGGCTGCTCAGCGAGTCAGTTTTCTCCTAACTACCAAGAACGAAACCTCTAAGAACTTTCCAATCGTTGCTAGCATGGACACT ACGCTTTTTGACGTCCTGCCCCCAGACCTAAACTACAACGCTACCGGCTGGTTGGTCTACGATAAAGAGGCCGAGAAACCAAATCCGGCCACTGTCGAAACACTAGATCCTTTCGATGACATGACCCTTGTTCCATATGACAAGATGGAAATTCTGGGAAAGCCCGATAAGGAGGTGGTCCTGGATGTCAAGATGGATAACCTGAGAGACGGTAAGAACTACGCTTTCTTCAACGACATCACATATACCGAGGCCAAAGTCCCCACGCTCTACACAGCGCTTAGTGCAGGGAAGGATGCCGAAGACCCTACTGTATACGGAACTTATACACACTCCATGGTCCTCAAGAAGAACGAGATCGTTCAGCTGGTGGTGAACAACCTTGACTCGGGTCGTCATCCTTTCCATCTTCACGGCCATGCGTTCCAGTCTGTCTATCGAtctgaggaagaggctggtATCTGGGCCGATACCAATGTCACAGACAAGGATCTGCCAAAAACCCCCATGCGACGTGACACTCTCGTCATCTACCCCAACGGCAACATTGTCATGCGTTTCAAGGCAGATAACCCAG GTGTCTGGTTGTTTCATTGTCACATTGAGTGGCACGTTATCTCTGGTCTCATCGCTGCTTTCGTAGAAGACCCCCTCACCCTCCAAGAAACCATCGAGATTCCAAAGAACCACCTTGATGCATGCGCTGCCGCCGGTATGCCCACCAAGGGAAACGCTGCTGCCAACACAGAAGACTTTCTTGATCTTACTGACGAGAACAAACCTGCCAAGTCTTTGCCTCCTGG CTTCACACCTCGTGGTATTGTCGCACTCGTTTTCAGCTGCATCTGCGGGATTCTCGGCGTCGCTGTTGTCGCATGGTACGGTTTTTCTGCGCCAGTTGACTCAACCAGTGCTGGTGCCCTTAGTGCCGGACTCGTTGAAAACGACTCGGGAGATGTGCATTCTGCTCAGAAAGGGCCTCAAGAGACAGTTGTTTCACCAACAGGCGATGCGAGAAGTCACTAA
- a CDS encoding hypothetical protein (TransMembrane:1 (o537-557i)), producing the protein MTAFATDDGPRLKKRRRIVISCTECHRRKQRCDRELPCGNCKSRNKELGCVYETGAPTAKQSQHGHRTTETLPALPTVPAKKTGCSPSGSSDSLDNGPNEPLSSKAADWGYAHNGASTMGILKRIETLGDGEESAVDLYAKSQDSNAGSHGKELALKEKYKAIIRQLPARDYIDKLVEMYLHSFNWQYYAIDPDIFYTQLQKWNSLPFSILSDIGPRGLSPELQAFPAVVFQIIATALLLLPERPDPIFDSLKFAGGMSFEDLAIEYSESGQEVVDLLGKKHISLATVQAQFLRASFHKFTARVTDAWHTISVAIRDAQDLGMHRDSLDPKAADSSVESILENQWLIQRRRRIYLLLAIWDLNCAMILGRPGTVDWNQTLPTPPVDAPIPQNRNKTPVVPRGEDDHPTPITRLLWNYQLCKPLRAVQNLEVRGSYPLDSEKIDQIHQSIQDLDKTIPSSFRMDNPDTRWDHLLEAHWYTANRYYFASLHEFSKMALHRPFIFNRAESRAEAIHASLKTLEIQKMTFEGLAPDSWRNFMLFFASFDAIVLLASVYILFPQEHAEYTDKTMEHFQWTIERFSAIQERNPLAKSAQGVLRAIVARFKRAMSKARDSSVPSLTEGSTTGSSKTTTGSTPGNSTLGSGDFSRLMTTDSTWMLPSVDEMNSMAPFFPTGDLVYNDLTAGPDLETLPLPVTDDQVDDSMWQFGGGWGDDTVWQVLNQFSTATEAGAPNFV; encoded by the exons ATGACAGCATTTGCGACTGACGATGGTCCTCgtctgaagaagagaagacgAATTGTCATATCGTGCACTGAATGCCATCGACGAAAGCAGCGG TGTGATCGTGAACTACCATGTGGTAATTGCAAATCTCGGAACAAAGAGTTGGGTTGCGTTTACGAGACAGGCGCCCCAACAGCTAAGCAGAGCCAACATGGCCATCGAACCACAGAAACTTTGCCTGCTCTACCAACAGTTCCAGCAAAGAAGACTGGGTGTTCACCGTCTGGATCTAGCGACTCGCTTGATAATGGGCCAAACGAGCCTTTGTCGTCCAAGGCTGCAGATTGGGGATACGCTCATAACGGTGCATCTACTATGGGCATCCTTAAGCGTATCGAAACACTCGGCGATGGTGAAGAGAGCGCTGTAGACTTGTATGCTAAGTCTCAAGATTCAAACGCTGGATCACATGGCAAAGAGCTTGCTTTGAAAGAGAAGTACAAAGCCATCATTCGCCAATTGCCTGCCAGGGATTACATTGACAAACTGGTGGAAATGTATCTGCACAGCTTTAACTGGCAGTACTATGCTATTGACCCTGACATATTCTATACTCAGCTGCAGAAATGGAATTCGCTACCATTCTCAATCCTCTCAGACATCGGTCCTCGCGGATTGAGTCCTGAGCTGCAAGCATTTCCAGCTGTCGTCTTTCAGATCATCGCAACCGCACTACTCCTGCTACCAGAGCGACCAGATCCAATATTCGACTCGCTCAAGTTTGCAGGCGGTATGAGCTTCGAGGATCTGGCCATTGAATACAGCGAGTCAGGACAAGAAGTTGTCGATCTTTTGGGGAAGAAGCACATTTCGTTGGCAACAGTTCAAGCACAATTTCTCCGAGCATCGTTTCACAAGTTTACAGCCAGGGTGACTGATGCG TGGCATACGATATCTGTAGCGATCCGTGATGCTCAAGACCTGGGGATGCATCGCGACAGCCTGGATCCTAAAGCCGCGGATTCAAGCGTGGAAAGCATCTTGGAAAACCAATGGTTGATTcagagaagacgaagaatTTACCTACTACTTGCTATTTGGGACTTGAACTGCGCCATGATCCTCGGACGCCCGGGAACGGTTGACTGGAACCAGACTCTTCCCACACCTCCAGTTGATGCGCCCATACCCCAGAACCGCAACAAAACACCAGTCGTTCCTCGAGGGGAGGATGACCACCCTACACCCATAACACGACTCCTGTGGAATTATCAGCTTTGCAAGCCCTTGCGAGCTGTCCAGAATCTCGAGGTTCGGGGCTCATATCCTTTGGATTCCGAAAAGATTGATCAAATCCATCAGAGTATACAGGATCTAGACAAGACGATACCATCTTCCTTCCGTATGGACAATCCAGACACCAGATGGGATCATCTCCTCGAGGCACACTGGTACACAGCAAACAGGTACTATTTCGCAAGTTTACACGAGTTCAGCAAGATGGCTCTTCATCGACCGTTCATCTTCAATCGCGCGGAGAGTAGGGCAGAAGCCATTCATGCAAGTCTCAAAACGCTCGAAATTCAGAAAATGACCTTTGAAGGACTTGCACCAGATTCGTGGAGAAATTTTATGCTTTTCTTTGCAAGTTTTGATGCTATTGTATTGCTTGCATCTGTATATATCCTGTTTCCTCAAGAGCATGCAGAGTATACAGACAAGACGATGGAGCACTTCCAATGGACGATTGAACGTTTTTCAGCGATCCAGGAGCGTAACCCGCTGGCCAAGTCTGCTCAAGGCGTGTTGAGAGCCATCGTTGCCCGGTTCAAAAGAGCCATGTCGAAGGCCAGAGATAGTTCAGTACCATCTCTGACCGAAGGTTCTACAACAGGGTCAAGTAAGACAACTACAGGTTCTACGCCAGGCAACTCAACGCTAGGAAGTGGCGACTTTTCGAGACTGATGACTACGGATTCGACGTGGATGCTCCCATCGGTAGATGAGATGAACTCGATGGCACCTTTCTTTCCAACGGGTGATCTAGTGTACAATGACCTTACAGCAGGGCCAGATCTAGAGACGCTTCCTTTGCCAGTGACAGATGATCAGGTGGATGATTCGATGTGGCAGTTTGGGGGAGGATGGGGAGATGATACTGTTTGGCAAGTGCTGAATCAATTTTCAACTGCGACAGAAGCGGGTGCTCCTAATTTCGTCTGA
- the PYR4 gene encoding Dihydroorotate dehydrogenase (fumarate) has protein sequence MSSHPSLKATFASRAETASHPLSRHLYKLMDLKASNLCLSADVATARELLYFADKIGPSIVVLKTHYDMVAGWDFDPRTGTGAKLASLARKHGFLIFEDRKFGDIGNTVELQYTSGAARIIEWAHIVNVNMVPGKASVTSLAHAANRWLERYHYEVKTSISIGTPTASQLDEDSERSDGENQKSAPETGRDNGRKGSIVSTTTVTQQYESADSPRLVKTIPEGDETVFAGIDEAPIERGLLILAQMSSEGNFMNKEYTQACVEAAREHKSFVMGFISQECLNTQPDDDFIHMTPGCQLPPEGADENEAIKGDGKGQQYNTPQKIVGIAGADIAIVGRGIIKASDPEEEAERYRSAAWKAYTERVR, from the coding sequence ATGTCGTCGCATCCGTCCCTCAAGGCGACCTTCGCCAGTCGTGCTGAGACAGCTTCTCATCCTCTCAGCCGACATCTTTACAAGCTTATGGACCTCAAGGCCTCGAACCTTTGTCTCAGCGCCGATGTCGCAACCGCCCGCGAGCTCCTCTACTTCGCCGACAAGATCGGCCCCTCTATCGTCGTCCTCAAGACTCATTATGACATGGTGGCTGGCTGGGATTTCGACCCCCGAACAGGAACTGGTGCCAAGCTCGCATCGCTAGCCCGCAAGCACGGTTTCCTCATCTTTGAAGATCGCAAGTTTGGTGACATTGGCAACACGGTCGAGCTGCAGTACACCAGTGGTGCTGCCCGTATTATTGAGTGGGCACATATTGTCAATGTGAACATGGTCCCTGGAAAGGCTTCTGTTACGTCTTTGGCTCATGCCGCCAACCGATGGCTGGAGCGATACCACTATGAGGTCAAGACATCTATCAGCATCGGAACCCCTACAGCCAGTCAACTCGATGAGGACAGTGAGCGCTCAGATGGTGAGAACCAAAAGAGCGCACCCGAAACTGGCCGCGACAACGGACGCAAAGGTAGCATCGTCTCTACCACTACCGTCACCCAGCAGTACGAGTCGGCCGATTCACCACGCCTCGTCAAGACGATCCCCGAGGGCGACGAGACAGTATTTGCCGGCATCGACGAGGCACCTATCGAGAGAGGTCTGCTCATCCTGGCACAAATGTCAAGCGAAGGCAACTTCATGAACAAGGAATATACACAAGCTTGTGTAGAGGCCGCGCGGGAACACAAGAGCTTTGTTATGGGTTTCATTTCTCAGGAGTGTCTCAACACACAACCTGACGATGATTTCATTCACATGACCCCTGGCTGCCAATTGCCTCCTGAGGGCGCGGATGAGAACGAGGCTATCAAGGGAGATGGCAAGGGTCAGCAATACAACACACCGCAGAAGATCGTTGGCATTGCAGGTGCTGATATTGCCATTGTCGGACGTGGAATTATCAAGGCGAGCGACCCagaggaggaggctgagCGATACCGATCCGCAGCATGGAAGGCATACACAGAACGCGTTCGTTGA